The Pyrenophora tritici-repentis strain M4 chromosome 10, whole genome shotgun sequence genome contains a region encoding:
- a CDS encoding C6 zinc finger domain containing protein gives MRSRTGCLTCRQRKLKCDEKKPVCGQCTKASRECVPSSGIVFRHQHNASMNGEDLGDENSLKGFYAYKNTFDDNAIWMDIPKNVTFINTTNPYLDPGTPDFDSMSAASDSPGPFEARSVASWRTHSNFQSVTSTPSSMGPDLGHTSVPYCYTPDLESLPPLMQSPPTSAVGTPISPPLSLCNRRMHPVIDYAASTASPPIDPRLNSPYDSADHIPRSVSISSSRRSPPRSDGGTPTQDDHEIAFLLRWFSEGPGYWMDLFDLGTYFASYVPVKARENPLLKYAAVACAAKALARVQGRKPVMGGSVTRQARMEQYPDAPLVDWKHKAAVYYDTAVTLLLHALKMDVASSPDGSECELRRQSHDFVQGYPGPTHKRRRTSSNTSFVSSTDEILAASAILCVYEFLDTSVSEWAKHLNGAKSLLVLSQEHVMPFQLPTPPSSIPSASFNFTSKARRATFWNIARQDMLAAFINKTRTRLDTDCLALWKEAGLLIDEQGYIMPSNTTASGYPEEGEAMMKEDLICNALVWLMAKLVNFMAAGDEISNAAGVSWANVPQRTLLDYWFNLRKQFQVWHDGLPVTFNPSARVTPSHTPIQIHNCDDASLFTEVWYSIPMCASTMQTYHMSQILLFMNKPHESTQGGSTVVARMNSYQSVLATCQKHSREIVGISLARSDEAVRIHSVQPLFTAGQCLSDPRERQVVLHLLRDIESDIGWATDYRIRQLFEQWQGQEADGLVP, from the exons ATGCGATCACGAACTGGATG TCTCACCTGCCGTCAGCGGAAGCTGAAGTGCGATGAGAAGAAACCCGTGTGCGGGCAATGCACAAAGGCCTCTCGAGAATGTGTCCCAAGCTCGGGCATTGTCTTCCGTCACCAGCACAATGCCTCGATGAACGGCGAAGACTTGGGAGACGAGAACTCTCTGAAAGGCTTCTACGCCTACAAGAACACCTTCGATGACAATGCCATCTGGATGGACATACCAAAAAATG TAACCTTCATCAACACCACCAACCCATACCTGGATCCTGGTACACCAGACTTTGACTCCATGTCGGCAGCTTCAGACTCTCCAGGACCCTTTGAAGCCCGCTCAGTAGCTTCATGGCGTACACACAGCAACTTCCAGTCAGTGACCAGCACACCGTCGAGTATGGGACCCGACTTAGGCCATACCAGTGTTCCTTACTGCTACACACCTGACCTCGAATCTCTCCCACCCCTGATGCAATCACCTCCAACATCAGCAGTCGGCACACCCATTTCTCCTCCTCTATCATTATGTAACCGACGCATGCATCCCGTCATCGATTATGCCGCCTCTACAGCCTCGCCACCAATTGATCCCCGGCTAAACTCGCCATATGACTCTGCTGACCACATCCCTCGTTCCGTCTCAATTTCAAGTTCAAGACGGTCGCCCCCCCGGTCAGACGGCGGGACACCGACCCAAGACGACCATGAGATTGCCTTCCTTCTTCGGTGGTTCTCCGAAGGCCCTGGATATTGGATGGACTTGTTCGATCTTGGTACCTATTTCGCCTCTTACGTTCCAGTCAAGGCACGTGAGAATCCATTACTCAAGTACGCAGCCGTTGCGTGCGCCGCAAAGGCTCTTGCACGTGTTCAAGGACGAAAGCCTGTCATGGGAGGTAGTGTGACGCGTCAAGCTCGGATGGAACAATACCCTGACGCTCCCTTAGTTGATTGGAAACACAAAGCAGCCGTGTATTACGATACCGCTGTGACGCTTTTGCTGCACGCTCTCAAGATGGATGTTGCCTCCTCTCCCGATGGATCAGAGTGTGAGCTCCGACGGCAAAGCCATGACTTCGTGCAAGGGTACCCCGGCCCAACACACAAACGACGAAGAACTTCAAGCAACACGTCGTTTGTCTCTAGCACCGATGAAATCCTAGCCGCATCAGCAATCCTTTGCGTGTACGAGTTCTTGGACACATCAGTATCCGAGTGGGCGAAGCACCTGAACGGCGCCAAATCTCTCTTGGTCTTGTCCCAGGAGCACGTTATGCCGTTCCAACTGCCGACTCCCCCCTCTAGCATACCGTCGGCTAGCTTCAACTTTACTTCCAAAGCCCGAAGAGCGACCTTCTGGAACATTGCTAGGCAAGACATGCTGGCAGCTT TCATCAACAAGACGAGGACTAGACTCGATACCGACTGTCTAGCGTTGTGGAAAGAAGCCGGGCTGCTAATCGATGAACAAGGTTATATCATGCCCAGCAACACGACGGCGAGCGGATACCCGGAAGAAGGGGAAGCGATGATGAAAGAAGACTTGATTTGTAATGCGCTTGTATGGCTCATGGCGAAGCTAGTCAACTTCATGGCGGCCGGCGACGAGATTTCCAATGCAGCCGGAGTGTCCTGGGCAAACGTACCACAACGCACCCTCCTCGACTATTGGTTCAATCTTCGGAAGCAGTTCCAGGTTTGGCACGATGGTCTGCCAGTCACTTTCAACCCTTCGGCCAGGGTTACACCTTCGCATACCCCCATCCAGATTCACAACTGCGACGATGCGTCTTTGTTTACAGAGGTCTGGTACTCAATTCCAATGTGCGCCTCGACTATGCAGACGTATCACATGTCGCAGATTCTCTTGTTTATGAACAAGCCACACGAATCGACCCAGGGAGGCAGCACAGTGGTTGCGCGCATGAACTCGTATCAGTCGGTCCTGGCCACATGCCAGAAGCACAGCCGTGAGATTGTGGGCATATCACTTGCGCGATCCGACGAAGCGGTTCGGATTCATTCTGTGCAACCCCTGTTCACAGCGGGTCAGTGCCTCAGCGATCCCCGAGAGCGCCAGGTGGTACTACACTTGCTACGGGACATTGAGTCTGACATTGGCTGGGCTACGGACTATCGAATACGACAACTTTTCGAACAGTGGcaaggccaagaagcagACGGCCTTGTGCCATGA